A genomic segment from Antedon mediterranea chromosome 6, ecAntMedi1.1, whole genome shotgun sequence encodes:
- the LOC140051710 gene encoding uncharacterized protein — protein sequence MARAKSAAQRRKEQKMKQREVRACQSQEKLEETRKKCRERMALKREAETQEERNLRIKKVKLTMETNRAKETEEKTKKRLDGEKHAVAERRKQETGNQTKERLKKEKRAVSERRKQETGNQTKERLNREKRAVSERRKQETGNQTKERLKREKRAVSERRKQETANQTKERVEREKRAVSERRKQETSQQTTERLQRKQLRESERRKTETGVQRTLRLREKRTTESLRRENECSDKRSKRLKNSRLTMQNIKQLRRTKIPSNDDIVSDFLKNVKDSADYVCCSCHRMMFRITVVELHGDRYPKAKPSMLENVLSYRITSARGKQWICKTCHLTLKRGKMPTQAKANNLSLTDQPRALTNLNALELRLICQRVPFMKMVGLPRGKQHGIHGPAVNVPAKLDTVCSLFPRLPSETQLIPMKFKRSLKHSSHYIYDYVDIGRVLTALRYLKRDNVWYHEIDIRDNWVLDAENDDKELFQALVCTGSDKKSDENLKTADENSDSEHDGQSDGEKFDQACTCTEVAETSGVTYQICNVDENSDLGKLNTMAKENNMNIVDVPGDGDCMFYCVCYQLERLEITKLNVKELRSCLSKYMVDNADCYRDFVCASVESNGLSNADTEQPAGDDRAISLISDIETRKEIQWIKYLDRLESGTQWGEHISLQAIADMFSLCVFVHTTTNMLKHSVRSRSEVKHSFHVGLIGQSHYVVFEPYAQENNDNDVELPESVWQNYDDDVDQLLAVHEINEEGNNDSDENDAEDADAFEAASKIRGLPYETSMVKENADLKNKLISVAPAESEKPQPILCDPNFEELSNPDKYPDGKNALTAERPIEIAPRKYFNQRLLDVDGRFAKSIEYLLSAQYAVENKQVQGDINHFIFRRTAGKHCHGTRLNVGLTKNVEKMNELIKGDHAYKILKNIRGTPAYFQTVFYDVLAMVRQLGIPTWFFTVSAADMQWADVIQTIARQYGTTLSDDDVRNLSFADRTMWLRSNPVTAARQFQYRLELLFKDVLKSKAHPLGEITDYVIRIEFQARGSPHAHTLLWVKYHLNLA from the coding sequence ATGGCTCGTGCAAAAAGTGCTGCACAAAGACGAAAAGAGCAGAAAATGAAACAACGAGAGGTCCGTGCCTGTCAATCTCAAGAGAAGTTAGAAGAAACTCGCAAAAAATGTAGGGAAAGAATGGCTCTAAAACGAGAGGCTGAAACACAGGAAGAAAGAAATTTGAGGATCAAAAAGGTGAAATTAACTATGGAAACAAATAGGGCAAAGGAGACTGAGGAAAAAACTAAGAAAAGGCTTGATGGAGAAAAACATGCAGTGGCCGAAAGACGTAAACAGGAGACTGGGAACCAGACTAAGGAAAGACTTAAGAAAGAAAAACGTGCAGTGTCTGAAAGACGTAAACAAGAGACTGGGAACCAGACTAAGGAAAGACTTAATAGAGAAAAACGTGCAGTGTCTGAAAGACGTAAACAAGAGACTGGGAACCAGACTAAGGAAAGACTTAAGAGAGAAAAACGTGCAGTATCTGAAAGACGTAAACAAGAGACTGCGAACCAGACTAAGGAAAGGGTTGAGAGAGAAAAACGTGCAGTGTCTGAAAGACGTAAACAAGAGACTAGTCAGCAGACTACGGAACGACTTCAGAGAAAACAACTCAGAGAATCTGAAAGACGGAAAACGGAGACTGGTGTACAGAGAACACTGAGGCTTCGGGAAAAAAGGACTACCGAGTCACTAAGACGTGAAAACGAGTGCTCGGACAAACGGTCGAAAAGACTGAAAAATAGCCGATTAACaatgcaaaatataaaacaactaaGACGTACAAAAATACCTAGTAACGATGATATTGTGTCcgattttttgaaaaatgttaagGATTCGGCAGATTATGTGTGCTGCTCTTGTCACCGGATGATGTTCAGAATAACGGTTGTTGAATTACATGGCGATCGCTACCCAAAAGCTAAACCATCAATGCTGGAAAATGTACTTTCATACAGAATCACATCGGCTCGTGGGAAACAATGGATTTGCAAAACTTGTCATTTAACACTCAAACGAGGAAAAATGCCCACGCAAGCAAAAGCTAATAATTTGTCTTTGACTGACCAACCACGAGCGCTAACAAATTTGAATGCTCTTGAACTGAGATTGATATGTCAACGAGTTCCTTTCATGAAGATGGTTGGGTTGCCTCGTGGAAAACAACATGGTATCCATGGTCCCGCAGTCAATGTACCAGCAAAACTTGATACAGTATGTTCTTTATTTCCACGATTACCATCGGAGACACAACTAATTCCAATGAAGTTTAAAagaagtttaaaacattcctcGCATTATATCTATGACTATGTTGATATCGGACGGGTATTAACAGCTTTGAGATACTTGAAAAGAGACAATGTGTGGTACCACGAGATTGATATCAGAGACAATTGGGTTTTGGATGCTGAAAACGATGACAAAGAGCTCTTTCAAGCTTTAGTATGTACCGGTTCAGATAAAAAATCAGATGAGAATCTAAAAACAGCCGATGAAAACAGTGACTCAGAACATGACGGTCAAAGTGATGGTGAGAAATTTGACCAAGCTTGCACATGCACTGAGGTTGCTGAAACGAGTGGAGTCACATACCAAATTTGTAACGTTGACGAAAATAGCGATTTGGGGAAATTGAACACAATGGCAAAGGAAAATAACATGAACATTGTCGATGTTCCTGGAGATGGGGATTGTATGTTCTACTGCGTGTGTTATCAGCTTGAAAGATTAGAGATCACGAAGCTGAATGTCAAGGAGTTACGAAGTTGTCTATCAAAATATATGGTTGACAATGCAGATTGCTATCGAGACTTTGTTTGTGCTAGCGTAGAATCCAATGGTCTGTCCAATGCAGATACCGAGCAACCAGCTGGCGACGATCGTGCAATTTCCTTGATAAGCGATATCGaaacaagaaaagaaatacaatGGATAAAATACTTGGACCGTTTAGAATCTGGAACTCAGTGGGGTGAACATATTTCACTACAAGCTATTGCAGATATGTTTTCTTTGTGCGTGTTTGTTCATACAACAACAAATATGTTAAAGCATTCTGTTCGCTCAAGATCGGAGGTGAAACATAGTTTTCATGTTGGGTTGATTGGACAGTCTCATTACGTTGTGTTTGAACCTTATGCTCAAGAAAATAATGACAACGATGTCGAGCTGCCTGAATCTGTGTGGCAAAATTATGATGACGATGTTGATCAATTATTGGCAGTACATGAGATAAATGAAGAGGGTAATAATGACAGTGATGAAAATGATGCTGAAGATGCTGATGCTTTTGAAGCGGCTTCAAAGATTCGTGGCTTGCCCTATGAAACTAGCATGGTCAAAGAAAACGCTGatcttaaaaataaattgataagtGTCGCTCCAGCCGAATCGGAAAAACCGCAGCCGATACTCTGTGATCCTAATTTTGAAGAGCTATCGAATCCTGATAAATATCCTGATGGCAAGAATGCTCTAACAGCTGAAAGACCAATTGAAATAGCTCCACGGAAATACTTCAATCAAAGACTTCTtgatgtggatggacgttttgCGAAATCTATTGAATATCTTCTGAGCGCACAATATGCTGTGGAAAACAAACAAGTTCAGGGTGACATAAACCACTTTATATTTCGCAGAACGGCCGGAAAACATTGTCATGGTACACGTCTAAATGTTGGCCTTACTAAGAATGTTGAGAAGATGAATGAACTGATAAAGGGCGACCATGCATACAAGATTCTAAAAAATATACGAGGTACACCTGCCTATTTTCAGACTGTATTCTATGATGTGTTAGCAATGGTGAGGCAACTTGGAATTCCAACATGGTTCTTCACTGTATCTGCTGCGGATATGCAATGGGCAGATGTGATTCAAACTATAGCTAGACAATATGGGACAACACTTTCTGATGATGATGTTCGGAATTTGTCTTTTGCGGACCGTACCATGTGGCTTAGATCAAACCCAGTAACTGCTGCACGACAGTTTCAGTACCGATTGGAGTTGTTGTTTAAAGATGTTCTGAAATCCAAGGCGCATCCTTTGGGTGAGATTACGGACTACGTTATTCGTATTGAATTTCAGGCTCGAGGGTCTCCGCATGCGCATACATTACTTTGGGTAAAATATCACCTAAACTTGGCTTGA